The genomic DNA gtttgtttttatgaaaTTAACAAAGAAATGAACATTTGTTTTCGCTGTACTGTTGTCATATAAAATGATGTACTCCACATATCAAAAACTGAAGTGCTTCCAAAAGCAACAGATTTCCAAACTTGTTCACCTTAATGACTTGCCTTAGTTTCTATCAAAGTGCCATCTCAGTAAATGTATCATTTCTGCATATATTTATCatattgtttttctctcttccttcaTTCTGCTTCAGTTTACCAACTGTACAGTTAGCGTATTGCCATATTgtacttctttttatttttatagctcTTTATTGAATATTATACTTAATTTAAACCTCCTGAGGCAatgttatatttgtttttcagcTTTAATTTCTGTATGAATTAACGTAGAATGTTTCTGTATTTAGAATTCTTAGTACTTCACAATACCCATTGTTACAATATTTACGAGTTTTTGTTTTGCCAGCTATGTAAACATCGTGTCAAATGAAACCGCTGATGTCAAGAAACAAATGTCAATAAAGCTGTGTTATATCTGTCCATGTTTTTTGTCCTATGTATTGTTATTAATCATATATCAACAGACAGCTCAGACACTTGTTGCAGTTGATTAACACCACAAAATATCAGTTCATACTTACAACAAACTAACGACTAAAAGAATCAACAGGCAATTAAGAAAGTTGTTAAAATTAATTTGGGGGGACATGAATGAAATTGCAAAGCATCCGATAGTTTTTGAGACATTtcaaccacaaatgtcaacctgctgGTGGCGCTAGGTGTCACCAAAATTATTAGGATACAATGCCTAGGAACCAATGACATGAATTGATGGTGACTGGACAGTTGTGACATGGTCATGAGGAAAAGTAAGGGTAGGCCTATGTCTAAATTTAGTAGGGTTCATTTTCTTGGGATCATGAATGTTTGTACAAAATTTGTTGAGAAATGTTAGTCTGGACCAAAGACCAACCAACTAACATCACCATTACCATAGTTTGAACCTAAATTATTGTATTAATGCAACAGATGATTTTATTGTTCAGCCAGATACCTCATTATGAAATAATTCAAGAGCTGGCCAGTTGCTAAGTCGATCTATAAAGATGGAACAAAGCCACCTATATCATGTCCCCTTATCCAGTGAAACTGCAGCCTTCCGTACTGGGTCGTCCCAGATGGATTCAAAGTAAAGAAGCTCTGTTGGGAGTACATTGGGATCACATGGTGGAAGTGAAAGGATGCTGGTTCTAGAGTGTCTTTCATCTGGATCTTTTGCACCAATCTCTGATGTCCTGTTGCTGGGATGGTTGCCGCAAGTTGTCTGGCATTGGAAGACTTGACTGGATGCTCTCTAGCGGCCAACTGTGCTACCCATGGAGAACAGAAGTCTTGGAGAGTGTGTATAGCCTTAGAATCAGCAGGAGGACAGAAGCCTTTGCGAGCCTGCATAGCCTTAGAAGTAGCTGGGTGCTCAGTAATGGTGGAGTGTTTTCCAAGGCGTGACGAGTTCTTGGTGCCAGCTTTCAATTTTTTATAAAGCTTCAAGACTTTTTGATCAAGGGTTACCTGTAGTTGGTCTCTGATGTTGTTATATTTGGTCGAAGACAGGAGGAACCCTttatctctctttatctctcgcTTCATTGGCGAGCATTTAGGAGGCCAAAGGTCTAGTTGGGGTTGATGATCCTCTGGGGTTGAAGGAGGAGCCTTCAGGGGATAAGGAGTCATGTTTTCGGGCTTTGTAGGTGGTATGCACGAGGTTCTGGGTTCTAGGAGTATGGAAAGGTACACGTAATGCAAAGAATGTGAAATTTCATGAGTGGCGATTTAAATACTGTAAGAACAATGGGCCTCAGGCAAGAACATTTTCGTATTCTTGTCCTAAACATCTCATCACCTCCTCTTTCTGCGATGTTTGCTTTTACAAGTGTCACCACCATTCCGCAAAatcacttaacccttgtgttgcccttcgggtcccagtgacccgaaggacaacacaaggattatgtacttccgtttactttgttgagaattgctctctaaacaagggttaatacagcaccttagttcttgtttgtacagcattttggtcagcttaaactgtgtttaaatgtgttctagaaataaactttacttacttactttacaagaaacagggtttagagagcaattctcaacaaagtaaacggaagtactccttgtgttgtccttcgggtcactgggacccgaaggacaacacaagggttaaatgcgCAAACCTGTCATGCAAATGATTATGTGAGGCCGTGCTTTGCCTTGACCCAAGTGCTAGCATTGCACAAAGAACGGCGGTAGCCATTTgggatgtcattagttttgtgactatttggtcataaatcaaaGCACAGCACTGGAGAAATTAGGAATTTGGCCTGATGATGGTGCTACTGTAGATATTGATTTCCCTGTGTGAGACACGAAAATCTGTCCCAAATTGGACGTGACAATACATCTCATTTTACAGTAGGTCAGTGATGTTACATTGTCCGGTCACACTGATTATTCATTTTACATTAGatctttttatattgttttattttagttaattTTGGTTACACATTTAAACTACAATTTCATTCAGATTAAGGTTTTATCATTCTCAAGCGAAACAATGACTCATACAGCAGGTCTGGACCACTCATGAATTTTGTTCGTACCAGAGGGAAAACTGTTCAATAAGTTCTCTTAAAACACTTGGATTTACCAATTAAGAAAAATGTTGTCCGTACTTGCATGAGGCTCAATGTCTTCATGCATTGAatgaatatatacagtatgtagtctTGATGAAAGTTACCTTGCTTTGGGATGACAGCATCTACAGACACCACAGGACTTTCCAATGGAGGCTCCGGCCACTCTATTGAAATTGAAACATTtttccaaaatgaaaaatataaatgttcaCTACTGCAGGCAAAAAGAATAACCACCTCAAATGCCACATCAACATCATTTGCTAGTACCTTTAGGAATTAAACTGGATGTTCTTTGTTTATCGGACACAGAGTATCTCTCTGTGCCCGACTGGAGGGGAGGTGTGATGGTTTCATGAAGCTTTGTTTGCTCTCTGAGTTGTTTAGGTCCATGTTTAGGACAGATGGTTGgtctagaaaaaaaacatacacattttaCATACTTTCACAGTTGTTATGGGGAGGTATAACTTGCATAAGAAGTTCTGAATAATAGGAAACCATCATTCAGTTTTAACACTTACAGGAAGTTCACAGTCTTTCTTGGATTAAATGTTGAGTGGACTTCTTGCCTTTGAGGCTCCAAATTCATTTGTCCGTCATCAAATGTTTTCAGCTGGTTCTGCAGAGTAGTGTTAGTGTTTATCTGCGTCAGGACATATCTTTCCATCTTGTgttcttccttctctttcttctcatCCACCCTTTCCTTTTCCTGCACCTTTGTTTTTTCCTTCTTGGCTTTCTCATTTTTCTCATCTTCCTTTTCGCCCGTTCTCCATTTCACATCATctgtcttttcttcctcttcctcatcatcTTGTATGATCCAGAAAACTCTTGTGCTCACATGTTCCTCATCATTTGCTGTGCATTTATTCACCTGATGAGAACTATAAAAGTCATCAAAACAGTACACATTGTTAAGAtcctttctcttcttcctccagTTTCGGATGACAGAGTTGGGGATGTAGCCATCTGGAGCTATTGGCCATTTCAGAGGCTCCATGCTCACATCACCAGTTTGAGACATACTGTGATATTTGGCCCTCTTCATAGGCTCCAGACTCTGTACCCAACATCTAAGAGAAAAGAAGATAAAGATATTTTGGAAAATACGTTTGCCGTCTTGCTGAGTTTTAGCTAGATGAGAATACCACTTTCATGTTAGCTTAGCTCAGCATAaaaactggaaacagctagcctagctctgtCTGAAGGTAACAGAATCTGCCAGCACCTTTCAAGCACACGTATTACCGTAATGCCTTGGCTAGGCACAATTTTGTTACATTTAGACAGTGCCAGGCAAGCTGTTTCTAGTCTTGGTGTTAgggctaagctaagctaactggctgccgGCTCCAACTTGATATTTACCAAACAAACATGAGAATGGCATTGATCCTCTCCTCTAATCGGAAAGATAGCAAATAAGCATTTAATTGCCATTATTATATTagacaaatacattctttgtaACTCACCAGGATGACCTCCCTCTTCTTAGCAAGTTCTCAGGAGAGGAGGCCTCCCTCAGTTCTGCTGTGAtccatttatattttaaatttaaacaatTAAATTGGAATTTTaacaacacatttacaaaatggAACTCACAACAGGTTACCATTCCAAAAATAGTAACTAGGGTTTGTGGGCTTGAGGTAGTACACAAATAATTGATCTAGTAAAAGGAAATAAGtacagcaaaacaaaacaaaaattacaaATGACATTCAGTACATAAGACTCTTGTTTTCACAGCTTTGGAGTTTGTCCGCAGGTAAGAGTTTAGGTAAGACTTGATGAGAGTAAAGTCACTGCTAGGTTGAGAGCATATATGGGATTTTGCTAATGAAGAAATTCCATtgacaaacattttcatttcattggtatatttactgtatattactgTTTATAAAGTAATCAAGGTCACATCAAAAGGTTTGACTGAAGGTACAGTTCTAGAATAAGTGAGTTATAGTTTCATATTTGTTTGCGACTGACGGAACAATGAGTGTCCACAGATAAGTTGCATTTGACAACGATTGTAGGCCTTCACATTTGGAAGTTTAAGACCAGAAGCAGCTACAAGATTACGTCATTGAAAGCCTGACTGCGTTATGGATTTGAGCTTTACCTAGTAGAGAGAGAGTTTAATCTGCTAGCTGGCTCAGAGAAATGACATCCAGCTATGAAAATACCCagatttgttcaataaaaatgtgttaataGCATCCTTAATTCCTACAATAGTGATGGGGCTGTCACAT from Perca fluviatilis chromosome 2, GENO_Pfluv_1.0, whole genome shotgun sequence includes the following:
- the LOC120549238 gene encoding uncharacterized protein LOC120549238, with the protein product MKRAKYHSMSQTGDVSMEPLKWPIAPDGYIPNSVIRNWRKKRKDLNNVYCFDDFYSSHQVNKCTANDEEHVSTRVFWIIQDDEEEEEKTDDVKWRTGEKEDEKNEKAKKEKTKVQEKERVDEKKEKEEHKMERYVLTQINTNTTLQNQLKTFDDGQMNLEPQRQEVHSTFNPRKTVNFLPTICPKHGPKQLREQTKLHETITPPLQSGTERYSVSDKQRTSSLIPKEWPEPPLESPVVSVDAVIPKQEPRTSCIPPTKPENMTPYPLKAPPSTPEDHQPQLDLWPPKCSPMKREIKRDKGFLLSSTKYNNIRDQLQVTLDQKVLKLYKKLKAGTKNSSRLGKHSTITEHPATSKAMQARKGFCPPADSKAIHTLQDFCSPWVAQLAAREHPVKSSNARQLAATIPATGHQRLVQKIQMKDTLEPASFHFHHVIPMYSQQSFFTLNPSGTTQYGRLQFHWIRGHDIGGFVPSL